AAATCGATGTCCTGCATGACAAAGTTCCTGTCCGGATCGATATTGCCTCCTGCCGCACGGATGACTATCCGGTTCCGGGCGGAATGCCTGTCGTGACTCCTTCCTCCATTTACGAGGATCTTTACCGTCGGGACTTCTCTGTGAACGCCATGGCGTTTCCTCTTGAGGAACCTTTCCAGAACAGTTTTCTTTTGATGGACCCGGTTGGAGGCTATGAGGATTTAGTCCGCAAAGAATTGCGGATCTTGTCCCCTGCGTCGTTCGAGGACGATCCGGTCCGTATTTTTCGTCTTTTTCGTTTCCAGGAGCGACTGGGTTTCACTCCTGATCTTCGGACATCCCGGGCTTTGGAGAGCGCTCGCCTCAACGGGGCATTTCTGAGGTCTTCAAAAAGTCGGTTGTGGGATGAAATTCAAGCCGCGATTCGCGAGGAGTCGCGATGTGCGATCGTTTTTCGCTGGTTGCTCGAGAAACCCTGGGAGAATGCCTTGCCCTCCTTGAAGATGTCTTCTCCAAGGAGGAAAAGAGTGTTTGCATGGGATCGCCTGACCGTTCATGAAAGTGTCTTCTCCCCATTGGGGCGCTTCTGGAGAGAGATGCTCCTGCTTCTTGCCCTGTTTTATGGGCTTCCCCGGCAGGAGTGTGACAGAGGGCTTCGACTTCTCGGTGTTCCAGAGAAAAGAGCGAGAGTTGTACGGGAGTCTCTGTTCCCGGTTCCCTCCGAAAACGGAAGGGAAAAGACAGCACAGTCGGATATCCTCCCCAACCTCTCCCCACAAATGATTTTTCTGAATCTTGTTCGCGGGGGACCGGAAACTTTTGCCTCATTCGAAAAAGCTCTTGCTGATAGGGATCAGCAACCCCTTGGTGAGATGTCTTTGACCGGGAGAGACCTTATAAAAGAGGGAATCGAGCCTTCTCCGGAAATGGGAAATCTTTTGATAGAAATCCGGGAGCTTCGGGAAAAAGGGATTTTAAATTCACGTCAGGAGGAACTCGATTGGGTCCGGGCCTGGGTAAGATCGAGAAGACAGAAATCGTGAGGCTTCCATCAATGGCATCTGTAAATGATCGAAGGCTTTTGAGGGGTAAGAGACGAGACGTGCGGGCGGAATCGCCCTTCTCTTACCGGACCAGTTTTTTGATCATGACGTTCAGTGAGTCATAGCTTGCATCTCCCGGAATCACATTGGCGATGGTGCCTTCCCGGTTGATCAGGGCCACCCAGGGCTCTCCGTGTACCCGCCAGTCATGAACGGTCGCTTGTTCGGAGTCCTCATAGTCGTCGATATGGACGAACGCCATCCGGGAATGGTAGATGTCCATAAGTCCCTTGATCAGCCGGTCTTCATGCACGCATGGGGTGCAGTGAACCGGCGCTCCAAAGAAGATGAGAAAGGGACGATGGTGAAAAACAGCGTGGCTGATGCTTTCCCGATGAAGGTGGTCTGGAACATTCATGGTACAAAGGTCGGTATATCGTTCTCCGATCTTCAGGACCGGGTTGTGGCTGATCGGGGCTCGCGTCCCTTGCTCGGGAAAACTCAAAAACCAGTTACAGGAAGCCGTCGTCAATAAAAGCAGGATCATGGCGGCTCCGCCCGCGAAAATCCGAAATCTCGACATCTCTTTTGTTCCTCCCTTCCTGGCGTTCAGGGTTTGCTCAAAATCAAAGCTTTGTTATTATTATGCGCCCAACGTTCAGCTTTGAAAATCCTTTCTTCCTTCGACCACAGGACCAATGAGGTGACCTCGCGCGCATGTTTTTATCAAATCTGGCATTAAAACGTCCTGTTTTTGTCGGGATGATGCTTTTGGCTCTGGTCATTTCCGGAGCTGTTTCCTATCTTCGTCTCGGGGAGGATCTCTTTCCTTCCGTTTCCTTTCCCATTCTCTCTGTCACACTTCAGGAGCCGGGAACAAGTGCCCGCGTCATCGAACAGAAGGTGACTGTCCCCCTGGAAAATGCGCTTTCGACATTGCCAGGGATCCAGCATATCCATTCGGTCAGCGTTCCCGGGGCATCGTCCGTGACATTGATCTTCCCTGACTCGGTCCGGACTGGAAGAATGCTGGCCCGCGTTGAAGAAAAAGTCCAGCAGACGCGCCCTCTCTTGCCGAAGGATGTGACCCATCCGGTCATTTCCCGCGTGACCCCCACAGAAATGCCTCTTCTCTGGATTCTTTTCCCGCTTAAGGGATCCCGAAGCCCCTCTGACAGACAATGGTTGCGGATGCACCTTGTGAGTCCTCTCCGGGCTTTGGGAGGGGTATCGTCAGTCGTTTCCCTCTGGCCACCGGAAACGGTTCTTCATGTCTGGATCCGTCCAGGCGACCTCGGTCGATACAAAGGCACAATCGACCAGGTGATCGCCTCGATCAAGGCTGCCTCTCTTCTTGTTCCGACGGGAAAAGTCGTCCAGGGAAAGCAGGAACTTCTCGTGGAAACACGGGAAGACCGGTTGACGAAATCCTCTCTGGAAAATCTTCCCGTCATTCTGGGAGCCGGCCAGCAGATTCCCTTGTTCCGCATTGCATCTATCGATGAGTCTCCCGAACAGCCTGTTTCCATTTTGCGTCTGGACGGGAAGCTTGCGGTCGGTCTCAAGGTTTACAAGAAACATGATGCCAACGGGA
The sequence above is drawn from the Leptospirillum ferriphilum ML-04 genome and encodes:
- a CDS encoding CCA tRNA nucleotidyltransferase, which encodes MRIPLSGMPFWLSFFRRIPRLPGRKAYVVGGWVRDMLMLRRPTRPEIDLALEGDAVQWGEAIAESFGVRIGRVSEFRTCKIDVLHDKVPVRIDIASCRTDDYPVPGGMPVVTPSSIYEDLYRRDFSVNAMAFPLEEPFQNSFLLMDPVGGYEDLVRKELRILSPASFEDDPVRIFRLFRFQERLGFTPDLRTSRALESARLNGAFLRSSKSRLWDEIQAAIREESRCAIVFRWLLEKPWENALPSLKMSSPRRKRVFAWDRLTVHESVFSPLGRFWREMLLLLALFYGLPRQECDRGLRLLGVPEKRARVVRESLFPVPSENGREKTAQSDILPNLSPQMIFLNLVRGGPETFASFEKALADRDQQPLGEMSLTGRDLIKEGIEPSPEMGNLLIEIRELREKGILNSRQEELDWVRAWVRSRRQKS
- a CDS encoding TlpA family protein disulfide reductase is translated as MSRFRIFAGGAAMILLLLTTASCNWFLSFPEQGTRAPISHNPVLKIGERYTDLCTMNVPDHLHRESISHAVFHHRPFLIFFGAPVHCTPCVHEDRLIKGLMDIYHSRMAFVHIDDYEDSEQATVHDWRVHGEPWVALINREGTIANVIPGDASYDSLNVMIKKLVR